The sequence below is a genomic window from Colius striatus isolate bColStr4 chromosome 17, bColStr4.1.hap1, whole genome shotgun sequence.
ACAGTCCTAAAAACacatctctctccctctctcagcCCAGAGGCAGCTCTCTAAAGACACAGGCACGGCAGCTCCCCAGAACGGGCTGTGGAGGGCAgcgcaggaggcacgagcaggccAGCGAccgcttacctttggcacctgtATTTCCCAGACAACGACGGACCGCCTGGGCTTTCTCTTTAGGGCACAGTCCTGGCCAGTCACCGTCTCAAACCTCAACCAAGTGCTCACTTTTGCCCTCAGAACTCTACTTTTGCCCTCAAGCCTCCACCAAAcacccacttttgccctcagaactccattttttccctcaagactccaccaaaacctcacttttacctcaaaactctaccagaGTTTTCCAACATTTTCCCTCAagactccaccaaaacccaacttttttccctcaaaacccaacattctccctcaaaactccaccaaaatcccacctttgccctcaacactccagTTATTCCCTCAAgactgcaccaaaacctcaaaactctatcaaaacccaacttttttccaccaaaacctcacttttcccctcaaaactctaccaaaatcAAACACGAGCAGGCCAGCgactgcttacctttggcacctgtATTTCCCAGACAACGACGGACCGCCTGGGCTTTCTCTTTAGGGCACAGTCCTGGCCAGTCACCGTCTCCTTGACAGGACTGCCAGGCTCCAGCAAGTCCGTGCTGCCCATGTCGgaacctgcaagacaggcagaGCTGCACATGTAGCTGCACAGGAGAGCTCAGCGTGCACCTTGTGCTGCAGCCGCACGCGAGAGCATTGATGTGAACACGTTCTGGAGCCGGCTTACACGGCCGCTCCGGACATTTCTGCAGGAGCGCCGGcccagcccttacctgccgcggcATCCGCGTCGCTGGCCGCCGccggcagccccgcagcatccctgccgGCAGCCGTGTGctccgcggccgccgccgcctccggcagcccccgctcaggggcagcgGCGCCGGCCGCCTCCGGAGGGGCATCAGCCGGGGCGGCGGCAGCCGGGCGGAGCCCAGCGGGCACgtcccgcgcggcacccggcagcgctgcctcgCTGCGCACACGGCGCTGCGCCCGACGGGCTGCGGCGCggccgggagcggcggcggggaaggggcCGCGTGTGGCACGGCCGGCAACGGCCCCGCTCGtggcccggggctctgcctgcggggacgGCGGCAGCGCGGCAGCGCTCTGGGCACCGCccggctcctgcccggctcccacaCGCGCCGCTGTCGGGGCCGGCGCCGCTGACGGCCGCTGCTCCGGCTCCACGCCCGAGCCTGAGGCCTGGCTGGGGCTCGCTGCGGCACTGccggcacccgctgtgctctgGGGAAGCGAACGGACGGCAGCAGCAGCGGGGTCACAGGCGTCTGGCCAGGGCCGGGATTCCTTCTCCGTCCTTTTCTGCTGTGCCGCTTCCTCTCCAGCTCTGGCCTGCTGTTTTCGGTAGcgatagagccaccagcagcccagcagtgccagcactcCGGGCAGGGCGTAGGGGATCACGCTGCTGAAGTGCAGAGCCATGGCCCACGGCCTCAGCAGCCTCTGGCAGGAGAACCAGAAAGCATGGTCAAATACTCCCAGGGAAGGCAACAGCAATACCGTGAGCTATTTCTATGAGCagtttccagctgctcctttcAGTCACGTCTCTGCTCTATCGTCTCTGTCCCCAAACCCTCGTCTTTGGGCCCAaagtcttcttttttcctcccaaggcCTCGTTGTGGGGCCAATCAGAATTCACACGTAGCAACAGTACCCATAGCCCTGGCCAGCACAGAGAGGTCTAggagctcagcctagagatggagcggtgcagagcagcctctatTGTCATCCCTATCTACATATTTCTCCCTGTCCTGAAAGACaggtcatccttacctttggaagaggatggaagttgaggagaagcgGACAGCCAACGAGAAATAGTTGGAAGGAAGCGGGAACCAAGGAGCAAGGGAAGGAGTCGAGCTCTCGCCAGGGCAGCTCAGCTCAAGTGCTCTGACACAGCCCAGGCCCTGGCTAAGTAAGCTTCTGGAACACCCCTCTTtgtgacatcagcactgtcCACAGTTCTCCCTCTCCATTGGCAACGGCCCCCTGCGCTCCCCCTCCTCTGCTGCACCCCACTGCATTTGATGTTCAAgagtcatagagtcatagaatggttcCAGCTCGAAGAGCCCTTTAAGCCCATGGAGCCCTTtaagcctctgtcccagcccaaTCACCCagcagcccattgccctcagtgcatcACCCACCGGGCTCTGagacccctccagggacggtgactccagcagctccctgggcagccccttccaatgcctgacagccctggcagcaaagacattcctcctcacatccagcctgaaccgcccctggtgacacttgaggccatttcctctgcttctgttgCCTGTCACTGGGCAGAacagaccgacccccacctcgctgcagcttcctttcaggtagctgtagagagtgagaaggtttcccctgagccttcttttctccaggctcaacagccccagatccctcagcccttcctcagcttagacgtgctccaaatcctttcctagcttggcagTAGCCTCAGGaacctctccagcacctcagtgtccttgtagagaggggcccagaccTGGACGCtgtattggaggtgcagcctcaccaaagcagggcaatgatcagctccctgctcctgctgacaacactgttcctgatccaggccagggtgcccttggccttcttgcccacctgggcacgctgctgcctcgtgttcaaccagcactcccgggtctctctctgcctggcagccactcctccccaagcctgtagcactgggGAAACACACCCAGAAACTTTTAAACTGGTGTGCATGGCTGAGAGACGTGAAAGAACGTTTGCGAGGTTTGGAGGTCGTGGCCAGGAGGGACTCGGTCTCTTCTTCCAAATAACCAGTCCCAGGACAAGTAACTGTAGTCACGGGGTGCAACATGTGGCACAATGACCTCGGCGGCCTGGAAATTCAACTCATATTAAAACTTACATCAAGAATCAGCGTTGTTCACAAACTAAGGACAGGTACAACACGGAAGGGCTCTCAGGAGGTGACGCAGCTGTCGCAGGGATGGCCCCAGatcccacccctgtggaaccccactggccacaggcctcacacTCGATTCTGTGCCTTGCTGTTGGCCAGAGCCCAGCTGGGGCCAGCGTTGTGCCTCACGAGCTGTGCTGGGATCTGCCCACAGGTTGGGGGAGAGGGCTCAGCACCGGGGGGAGTCTCCTTCCCGGGCTGCAGGAGACGAGCTGGGAAGATGGTGTGAGCAGGGCTCTCGTTGCTCCTCTTGCCCCTTGGCTGGAGGATTTCTTCTGAGGGTGTGTTGCCTCTCCTGGGCTTCTCCACCTTTTCAAGTAATATTTTTAGGGAGGATTGCCAAATCTTTTGTAGATTGATGCATTGGTTGGGGTCAGGTAGTCCCAGCCATGAAAGCTGCTTTCCGTGGGAccttgggctgtttagtctagaaaagaggagactgtagggggaatctcattaatgactgttgggtgtcaggaggttggggcagcactttttctgttgtattcagtgacaggacacggggtgatggaaagaagctggaacaagaaatgttccatttaaacccaAGATAAAACTCTTtgagtgttgaggtgagggagcccagtcccaggctgcccagggagctgagagAAGCCCCAGTCCTGGAATCattgtggagctgaggtgctgagggccatgggttagcggtgggcttggcagggtgaggggaggagtTGGAATAAATGTTCTTAAAGAACGTTTCCAGCTAAAAAGATCCTCTCATTCCATGGTGCtaaaagacaaagcagagagGCAAGAGTTGGCTGCAGTTGGTTTTATTGCAGTACAGGAAAAGATCCAGTGCAGAAagacagggaaggcagagacatTCCCTTTGTCCCCACAGCTCTCAGGAGAGGGGTTCCCTCAGGCTTCTGCCCCGTGGCAGCCGTTGCAGAGCCAGGCCAGTGCCCGGTGGGATGCTGGTGGAGGGGCACAGcggagcaggaggagaggagtggccatggggagaggggcaggagaggaggagggagagcaggcGAGAGGCAGAGGTGTGTGAGGGTCCTTGGGCTGGGTCTAGCAGGGCCCGCAGGTGTCCCAGAGCTTCTTGCTGTAGCGGGGCACGGCGCAAGGGCTGCAGGCGGGAGCAGCGTAGGCTCTGCCAAAGGTGCAGAGGCCCCCCGAGCCCAGCGTGGCCCCGGCGCCGTAGaggccccccagccccagggagcccccAAAGGCGGGTGCTCCGGAGGAGCCCACCACGGCTTGctgcgggaaggagctgaggatggggccggggaAGGTGACGACGACGGGGGGCGGCTGGATGAAGGCCGTGGAGTCGGGGCACTGCCGGGCGCACAGCTCGTTGCAGCTCTCAGCGATGGGCTGGGGCACGGCCACGCTGGCCTTTGGTGGGCACAGCTCGGAGCAAGACATCTTGGCACGGGCTGGCACGGGCTCTGCAAGAGGACAGAGactgagagagagcagcagagcgGAGCACCCGAGGCAGAGGGGCCCGGGCTGgaaatgggcagcagcaggagaagcgCTCGCAGCCTTACCCTGTTCCCAGAGGAGAAGGCACCAGAGCAGGGCTtggcagagcctggcacaggcagagctcttATAGCAGCCCCAGCATtgctcagcctggcctgggCCAATCTGCAGAGACggcactccctccctcctgccaggcaggacAGTCCAGGGCTGTTtgtctcctgcccctccctgtGACAGCATCCCCTGGCCACACCAgcttctccccctgcccagcctgtgctgctgctgtctcagctaaagggcagcagcagctctaggctgggggcagtgcccaggagctgagggccatgCTGTTCCCCATCCTTGCTGAGTGTTTGGGCTGTTAGAAATGTGCCTTTTAGCTAGGGAGAAGCCACttgtttatgtattttaaaatcctgGGACTAAGCTTTCTATAGAACAAAATGAGTGGCCGTTCTCCCTCACAAGTTGTTGGGAAAACAAAGCTGTGGACACTCTTCTCCCCCAAGATACCTGCTGTGAACTCTACAAATCTGCAGGTGTGGAAGCTGAAGGAAACCTACCCCTGTCACAAGCCTGGTTCCTCCTGTTCAAAGTATGCAGGAAAAATTCCCCTTCTTATGCAGGAAGGAAAGCTGTTAGAGCTTCACCAAGGCAAATAGGTGGTACTCGTGCCCCTCTGTTGCCACCTTTGAGAGATGCTCTGGGACTTTTCCTGTACTGACCCTCACTAGCTATGTGTTCTCTTTGACAGAGGAGTTTGCACTCAAGCCCCGTGCTACTGCATTATCATGGAGTACTGTGCACACGGGCAGCTCTACGAAGTCCTGAGAGCAGGGCGGAAAGTCACCCCGCGGCTGCTCGTGGATTGGTCCACGGGGATTGCAAGTGGGATGAATTATCTGCACCTTCACAAAATCATCCATCGAGACCTCAAGTCACCAAAGTGAGTCTCTAGCTACATACAACCTAGTTGTGgttgtccttttcttttctggagaTATAGTTTAAAGGTCAAGTCCAAAGCCCTGttgcttttttctgtgttgGCTCAAATGAGAATGAAACTAATGAAACCTATTGCCAACCCcctcctgtgctgcagtttaacaGGACTGGAAATTTTACCAATGTCTTACATGATAAATAGCtgtcaggaaatatttttaatgattttatgGTGTCTGGCCCTTTTTGAAAGTGGGATattctgttgctgttttcattttcctttctcatttgttCTTTTGTTATTCCTCTGGTTTTCTGGAATACATCTTCCTCTGTTGCTTTCTGACTTAGAATTATCTGGCTCCTTATGTTCTTATTCCCTAGAGATGTTTATGTTCTTATTCCCTAGAGGTTTATCACTCCTTTAGCCTCTAACATGACTGTGGCAGTGTGTTAAGATAATACTTTCAGATGGTTTACAGTGCAGTTTGAGGTTCAGCTCTACTAAAATCCCCAGATATGGTGAATCTCCAGTGACTTGTTAATTTGCAATTCTATcaggatggattttttttgacTTGTAGCAGTTAGAGGCACAAAACACAACCACTCCAAAGAGAGGGAATACTTTCACTGGTGAAAATGGATGATGTGTTTTCTTGTACTGCAGTTGTGAAGAGCGTGGCCTCATCAACTGTTGCTGTTGATTAAGAAGGGATTTACTCCCAGTTGTTGTGGTACAAGACAGATTGCAAAATGCTGatttgtttgtggtttgttttgttttttcctccccctccagTGTTTTAGTTACACACACAGATGCAGTAAAGATTTCAGATTTTGGTACATCTAAAGAACTGAGTGATAAAAGTACCAAAATGTCCTTTGCTGGAACTGTGGCTTGGATGGCCCCTGAGGTGATACGCAACGAGCCTGTCTCTGAGAAGGTGGATATCTGGTGAGTAGTTACTGATGTTTGATTGTCTTCACCTTCTGTTTAGCTGCTTGGTTTCCCAGCACTTACGTGGGATACCTGTGTAAAGGCTGTGTGCTGAGATTGGAAGGTGCCTAGTAAGACTCAGTGCAGGCTGTCTGTACCTTGCAGAGTCGTAAGGAAGCAAATGCAACAGTTCTTTCCTGTGTCATTATCCAGGTCAGGACCTTCTTCCAGTTCTAGTGCACAGGGGCCCCCTCGGCAGCTTCAGCAGAATGGGTATTTTTCACCAGCTTTCTACTCTCCTCAAGGCCACGTTTGAGCTGTAGGGAGGCCTGTACTCTGCTAGCTTGAAGGATCCAACCACCTTTTGCTTTCTACGTATTGGACTTGGCTGTTACTTGTACAACCACAGGGTTACAGTTGAGTGAATCTAACCCTGGATCAAAGAGGGAGGAAACCAGCACACATTGTAAGAGTTTTTCTGTCCCATGTGAAATGTGTTCTGTGCCCAAAGGAACATGAGGAGAGGTTTGAATCTCCATGACACTGAGGAATTCTTGAGAGGGGACTCAGCCTTGGAGCTCCTTTGGGATGCCTCTTAACAGGTTTCAGGGTCCTCAAGGGATCTGCATCTCTGTTTCAGCCTTGTTATTTCTGCATATTAAATGTCAGGAGCCAAGAGAAACACCCTTCTCCCTGCTTTTGCAGCTAGGATGAATTTTCCTtctagtgggttttttttagcttcaAATGCTGCCACTTCCCCTAGGCAGCATGTCAGTGCCATGGGTAGTTGAGGGGAGtcaggcagcagcctgctgctTGTCTTCTAGCTAAGACCTGGTTCATGACATTAAGTCAAGATTTCCTgtagggaaagggaaaaatctCGTAACCTGCTGTCTGcgccaggctctgcagggaggaTGAGCCTACGCCCAGTGCCCAAAGGGCCAACACAgccagggtgctgggcagctggagctctgTCTGAAGGCACAAGCTCAAGCAGCCATGGCTGGGTTGGCCCTTTGGGCACTGGGCGCAGGCTCatcctccctgcacagcctggctgcaggcacagggcagagctgtCTTCCCAGGGCACAGCCCAAACACTCAGCAAGGATGGGGAACAGCATagccctcagctcctgggcactgcccccagcctagagctgctgctgccctttagCTGAGACAGCAGTagcacaggctgggcagggggagaagcTGGTGTGGCCAGGGGATGCTGCCATagggaggggcaggagacaAACAGCCCTGGACTgtcctgcctggcaggagggagggagtgccGTCTCTGCAGATTGGcccaggccaggctgagcaATGCTGGGGCTGCTATaagagctctgcctgtgccaggctctgccaAGCCCTGCTCTGGTGCCTTCTCCTCTGGGAACAGGGTAAGGCTGCGAGcgcttctcctcctgctgcccatTTCCAGCCCAGGCCCCTCTGCCTCGGGTGctcccctctgctgctctctctcagtCTCTGTCCTCTTGCAGAGCCCGTGCCAGCCCGTGCCAAGATGTCTTGCTCCGAGCTGTGCCCACCAAAGGCCAGCGTGGCCGTGCCCCAGCCCATCGCTGAGAGCTGCAACGAGCTGTGCGCCCGGCAGTGCCCCGACTCCACGGCCTTCATCCAGCCGCCCCCCGTCGTCGTCACCTtccccggccccatcctcagctccttcccgcagCAAGCCGTGGTGGGCTCCTCCGGAGCACCCGCCTTTgggggctccctggggctggggggcctCTACGGCGCCGGGGCCACGCTGGGCTCGGGGGGCCTCTGCACCTTTGGCAGAGCCTACGCTGCTCCCGCCTGCAGCCCTTGCGCCGTGCCCCGCTACAGCAAGAAGCTCTGGGACACCTGCGGGCCCTGCTAGACCCAGCCCAAGGACCCTCACACACCTCGGCCTCTCgcctgctctccctcctcctaacctgcccctctccccatggccactcctctcctcctgccccgcTGTGCCCCTCCACCAGCATCCCACCGGGCACTGGCCTGGCTCTGCAACGGCTGCCACGGGGCAGAAGCCTGAGGGAACCCCTCTCCTGAGAGCTGTGGAGACAAAGGGAatgtctctgccttccctgtctctctccaGTGGATCTTTTCCTGTACTTCAATAAAAAAATGCTGTAGCCAACTCTTGCCTCTCTGTGCCTTGTCTTTGAGAATGATGGAATGAGAGGATCTGTTTGGCTGTAAGAGCTCTTTAAGATCCTCCAGGCCAACCACTGTCCACACACTGCACAGCCACCAgtgcaccagctccctcagcacctcagctgcatggctttgcaatatctccagggctgggactctctcacctccctgggcagcctgggacagtgtccaACAACCCTCTCGGGGAAAAtgtcttcctcagctccagcctaAACCCTGCCTTTCTGCAACCTCAGGCAGTTTCCTCCTTTGCTCTCACTTGTGACtttggagaagagaccgacctgCAGCtgtccacaacctcctttcaggtagctctAGAGACTGATGATGTCTCTCCTGTGCCTCCTCTCTAGGCCAAACACCTCCAGCTGAGCAGGTGGTCTGCTGAGCCCAGACTCAAGAAGCCAGGGCGCAgctgagagagattcagtgatcGCTGAGCAGACGcgccccaaaactccccctttcgCCCGGCAGCCCCGGCTCAGCCTCCCAGCCCGCGCCTCCCCCGCCGTCCCAGCTGCATCCCGTCTGTGTA
It includes:
- the LOC133627054 gene encoding scale keratin-like, producing the protein MSCSELCPPKASVAVPQPIAESCNELCARQCPDSTAFIQPPPVVVTFPGPILSSFPQQAVVGSSGAPAFGGSLGLGGLYGAGATLGSGGLCTFGRAYAAPACSPCAVPRYSKKLWDTCGPC